In Phocoena sinus isolate mPhoSin1 chromosome 10, mPhoSin1.pri, whole genome shotgun sequence, a single genomic region encodes these proteins:
- the KCNA5 gene encoding potassium voltage-gated channel subfamily A member 5 — MEIALVPPENGGAMTVRGGEEVRATGGELRCSPTAALSDGLKEPAPRDRGGAERGADPGGRPVPPVPQELPRARRLPPEDEEGEGDPALGVAEDQVLGSGSLHHQRILINISGLRFETQLRTLAQFPDTLLGDPAKRLRYFDPLRNEYFFDRNRPSFDGILYYYQSGGRLRRPVNVSLDVFTDEIRFYQLGDEAMERFREDEGFIKEEEKPLPRNEFQRQVWLIFEYPESSGSARGIAIVSVLVILISIITFCLETLPEFRDERELLRHPLVPHQPPEPHRGANGSGEAAPPSGPTAQPLLPRTLADPFFIVETTCVIWFTFELLVRFFACPSKAEFSRNIMNIIDVVAIFPYFITLGTELVQQQPGGGGGQNGQQAMSLAILRVIRLVRVFRIFKLSRHSKGLQILGKTLQASMRELGLLIFFLFIGVILFSSAVYFAEADNQETHFSSIPDAFWWAVVTMTTVGYGDMRPVTVGGKIVGSLCAIAGVLTIALPVPVIVSNFNYFYHRETDHDEQAALKEGQSSQSTGAGPAGGGQRKASWSKASLCKAAGPLENADGSRRGSCPLEKCNLKTKSNVDLRRSLYALCLDTSRETDL, encoded by the coding sequence aTGGAGATCGCTCTGGTGCCCCCGGAGAACGGCGGTGCCATGACCgtcaggggaggagaggaggtccGGGCCACAGGGGGAGAGCTCCGCTGCTCCCCGACGGCTGCGCTCAGCGATGGACTCAAGGAGCCAGCGCCAAGGGATCGCGGCGGCGCCGAGAGGGGCGCGGACCCGGGAGGCCGGCCGGTGCCACCGGTGCCCCAGGAGCTGCCCCGAGCTAGACGGCTGCCTCCGGAGGACGAGGAGGGAGAAGGCGACCCCGCTCTGGGCGTGGCGGAGGACCAGGTGCTGGGCTCGGGGTCCCTCCATCACCAGCGCATCCTCATCAACATCTCCGGGCTGCGCTTCGAGACGCAGCTGCGCACCCTGGCGCAGTTCCCCGACACGCTCCTGGGGGACCCCGCCAAGCGCCTGCGCTACTTTGACCCCCTGAGGAACGAGTACTTCTTCGACCGCAACCGGCCCAGCTTCGACGGCATCCTCTACTACTACCAGTCGGGGGGCCGGCTGCGGAGGCCGGTCAACGTCTCCCTGGACGTGTTCACAGATGAGATCCGCTTCTACCAGCTGGGGGACGAGGCCATGGAGCGCTTCCGAGAGGACGAGGGCTTCAtcaaggaggaggagaagcccCTGCCCCGCAACGAGTTCCAGCGCCAAGTGTGGCTGATTTTCGAGTACCCCGAGAGCTCGGGTTCCGCACGGGGCATCGCCATCGTCTCGGTCCTGGTCATCCTCATCTCCATCATCACCTTCTGCTTGGAGACCCTGCCTGAGTTCAGGGATGAACGGGAGCTGCTGCGCCATCCCCTGGTGCCCCACCAGCCCCCTGAGCCCCACAGGGGGGCCAATGGCAGCGGGGAGGCAGCGCCTCCCTCTGGCCCGACGGCGCAACCTCTCCTGCCCAGGACCCTGGCTGACCCCTTCTTCATCGTGGAGACCACGTGTGTCATCTGGTTCACCTTCGAGCTGCTGGTGCGCTTCTTCGCCTGCCCCAGCAAGGCCGAGTTCTCGCGAAACATCATGAACATCATTGACGTGGTGGCCATCTTCCCCTACTTCATCACCCTGGGCACCGAGCTGGTGCAGCAGCAGCCGGGGGGAGGCGGCGGCCAGAACGGGCAGCAGGCCATGTCCCTGGCCATCCTCAGAGTGATCCGCCTGGTCCGGGTGTTCCGCATCTTCAAGCTGTCCCGCCACTCCAAGGGGCTGCAGATCCTGGGCAAGACCCTGCAGGCGTCCATGCGGGAGCTGGGTCTGCTCATCTTCTTCCTATTCATCGGAGTCATCCTCTTCTCCAGCGCCGTCTACTTCGCAGAGGCCGACAACCAGGAGACCCACTTCTCCAGCATCCCGGATGCCTTCTGGTGGGCAGTCGTCACCATGACCACGGTGGGCTACGGGGACATGAGGCCTGTCACCGTGGGGGGCAAGATCGTGGGCTCGCTGTGTGCCATCGCCGGGGTCCTCACCATCGCCCTGCCCGTGCCCGTCATCGTCTCCAACTTCAACTACTTCTACCACCGGGAGACGGACCACGACGAGCAGGCAGCCCTTAAGGAAGGGCAGAGCAGCCAGAGCACGGGGGCAGGACCGGCCGGCGGGGGCCAGCGGAAGGCCAGCTGGAGCAAGGCGTCCCTCTGCAAGGCTGCGGGGCCCCTGGAGAATGCGGATGGATCTCGAAGGGGCAGCTGCCCCCTGGAGAAGTGTAACCTCAAGACCAAGAGCAATGTGGATTTGCGGAGATCCCTGTACGCCCTCTGCCTGGACACCAGCCGGGAAACGGATCTGTAA